The Agromyces hippuratus genome has a window encoding:
- a CDS encoding BadF/BadG/BcrA/BcrD ATPase family protein, with translation MNSTSTLAIDAGQSGIKVRHTDASGSGEWSAPGIRTDLPLLPQLARIIEQAHEGGRAAERVGLGVSGLTDDESDAGYLLAAAAPIGARSVHLAHDSITAYLGALGDERGVVVAAGTGVVTLAVGATEIARVDGWGYIMGDSGSGYWLGRAGLEAVMRAHDGRGAATALTDVVRADFPDLEAAYIELQADLGRVQRIASYARAVADAAAAGDAVAESIITNGARELAASAFAGLRRVGESDVPDSHVRGVGGLFLGEALGREFVAAITAEIPGAEIRLGEAHPLDGAAALADVAPTSALAAHIAVARA, from the coding sequence GTGAATTCGACGAGCACTCTCGCGATCGACGCCGGCCAGTCGGGCATCAAGGTCAGGCACACGGATGCCTCGGGCTCCGGTGAATGGTCGGCCCCCGGCATCCGCACCGACCTGCCGCTGCTGCCGCAGCTGGCACGCATCATCGAGCAGGCGCACGAGGGCGGCCGCGCCGCTGAACGTGTCGGGCTCGGCGTCTCGGGCCTGACCGACGACGAGTCCGATGCCGGCTACCTGCTCGCGGCCGCAGCGCCGATCGGCGCCCGCAGCGTGCACCTCGCCCACGACTCGATCACCGCGTACCTCGGCGCGCTCGGCGATGAACGCGGCGTCGTGGTCGCCGCGGGCACGGGCGTCGTGACGCTCGCCGTGGGCGCGACCGAGATCGCCCGCGTCGACGGGTGGGGCTACATCATGGGCGACTCCGGCAGCGGGTACTGGCTCGGCCGAGCCGGACTCGAAGCGGTCATGCGAGCCCACGACGGTCGCGGCGCCGCGACCGCGCTGACCGACGTCGTGCGGGCGGACTTCCCCGACCTCGAGGCCGCCTACATCGAGCTGCAGGCCGATCTCGGTCGCGTGCAGCGCATCGCCTCCTACGCGCGCGCGGTCGCCGACGCCGCCGCCGCCGGTGACGCGGTCGCCGAGTCGATCATCACGAACGGAGCTCGCGAGCTCGCTGCGTCGGCGTTCGCAGGCCTCCGCCGCGTCGGCGAGTCGGACGTTCCCGATTCGCACGTGCGGGGGGTCGGCGGACTCTTCCTGGGCGAGGCGCTCGGACGCGAGTTCGTCGCCGCGATCACCGCCGAGATCCCGGGCGCCGAGATCCGGCTCGGCGAGGCGCACCCGCTCGACGGCGCCGCGGCGCTCGCGGATGTCGCGCCGACGAGCGCGCTCGCGGCGCACATCGCCGTCGCCCGCGCCTGA
- a CDS encoding pyridoxal phosphate-dependent decarboxylase family protein: MHRTELDLDANEPRDPATRMHSTSDETSHLVDLVLAYSRRRILSDDTPLDKPVTEPELRRLAGRTIDEQGIGAARALALFEHVLAPACITTDHPQYLSFIPTAPTKAATAFDLVVSASALYGGSWLEGAGAVYAENEVLSWLGREFGLPAGSGGVFVQGGTLGNLSALVAAREAARHRLSDGAADAAVPAPPGGRWKIACSAEAHSSIASAARVMDVDVVPVTPAGDGMLRGDDVRAALEEHGASVFAVVATAGSTNFGIVDDLDSIAELKREFDFWFHVDGAYGLAGMLSPLARHRFAGVEHADSVIVDPHKWLFAPFDACALIYRDPEQGRRAHTQHAEYLDTLTEGGDWSPSDYAAHLTRRARGLPLWFSLATYGGTAYREAISSSIALAQRIADEIEGREGLSLVRSPQLSVVVFERDGWTKADYDAWSARLLDEQRAFVTPSSHAGRPNTRFAIVNPNTTFEHLVAILDTMY, translated from the coding sequence ATGCACCGCACAGAACTCGACCTCGACGCGAACGAGCCGCGCGACCCCGCGACCCGCATGCACTCGACCAGCGACGAGACGAGCCACCTCGTCGACCTCGTGCTCGCGTACTCGCGCCGCCGCATCCTGAGCGACGACACCCCGCTCGACAAGCCCGTGACCGAGCCCGAGCTGCGCCGCCTCGCCGGCCGCACGATCGACGAGCAGGGCATCGGCGCCGCCCGCGCCCTCGCGCTCTTCGAGCACGTGCTCGCCCCGGCCTGCATCACGACCGACCACCCGCAGTACCTCTCCTTCATCCCGACGGCGCCGACGAAGGCCGCCACGGCGTTCGACCTCGTGGTCTCGGCGAGCGCCCTCTACGGCGGCTCCTGGCTCGAGGGCGCCGGCGCGGTCTACGCCGAGAACGAGGTGCTGTCGTGGCTCGGCCGCGAGTTCGGCCTCCCCGCGGGCTCGGGCGGCGTCTTCGTGCAGGGCGGCACGCTCGGCAACCTCTCGGCCCTCGTCGCGGCCCGCGAGGCCGCGCGTCACCGGCTGAGCGACGGTGCAGCGGATGCCGCGGTGCCCGCGCCGCCCGGCGGCCGCTGGAAGATCGCGTGCAGCGCAGAGGCGCACTCCTCGATCGCCTCGGCGGCCCGGGTGATGGACGTCGACGTGGTGCCCGTGACCCCAGCCGGCGACGGCATGCTGCGGGGCGACGACGTGCGCGCGGCACTCGAGGAGCACGGGGCATCCGTCTTCGCGGTCGTCGCGACCGCGGGCTCGACGAACTTCGGCATCGTCGACGACCTCGACTCGATCGCCGAGCTGAAGCGCGAGTTCGACTTCTGGTTCCACGTCGACGGCGCCTACGGCCTGGCCGGCATGCTCTCGCCGCTCGCGCGGCACCGCTTCGCGGGCGTCGAGCACGCCGACTCGGTGATCGTCGACCCGCACAAGTGGCTCTTCGCCCCGTTCGACGCGTGCGCGCTCATCTACCGCGACCCCGAGCAGGGGCGCCGCGCGCACACGCAGCACGCCGAGTACCTCGACACCCTCACCGAGGGCGGCGACTGGAGCCCGTCGGACTACGCCGCGCACCTCACGCGGCGTGCTCGCGGACTGCCGCTGTGGTTCTCGCTCGCGACGTACGGCGGCACCGCGTACCGCGAGGCGATCTCGAGCTCGATCGCCCTGGCGCAGCGGATCGCCGACGAGATCGAGGGCCGCGAAGGACTCAGCCTCGTGCGGTCGCCGCAGCTCTCGGTCGTGGTGTTCGAGCGCGACGGCTGGACCAAGGCCGACTACGACGCGTGGTCGGCGCGCCTCCTCGACGAGCAGCGGGCATTCGTGACGCCGAGCTCGCACGCGGGCCGGCCGAACACGCGCTTCGCGATCGTGAACCCGAACACGACGTTCGAGCACCTCGTCGCGATCCTCGACACGATGTACTGA
- a CDS encoding arylsulfatase, protein MNDVRPGSVLPVPDRAYQGPVAYDAKKLDEKFPPIEPARPPAQAPNVLVILLDDVGFGASSAFGGPIHTPTAERLAGEGLRYSRFHTTALCSPTRAALLSGRNHHAVGMGHITETATPAPGYRSTRPNTAVPLPEILRQNGYNTAQFGKCHEVPVWESGPTGPFDHWPAQSGFERFYGFIGGETNQYTPALIDGLTAIAPPTDPDYHLMPDLADKAIDYVRQQQSLTPDKPFFVYFAPGATHAPHHVPKDWIAKYEGKFDLGWDAQREQTFARQKELGVIAADSELTARPEGLPAWDDVPDEQKPVLARQMEVYAAFLEYADHHTGRVIDALEELDILEDTLIYYIIGDNGASAEGGINGAYMLTTASNGGGQFETVDFWKEHLDKVGGPEAYNHYSVAWAHAMCTPYQWTKQVASHYGGTRNGTIVHWPSRIQAKGEVREQWHHVIDLAPTVLDVAGLAEPHTFNGVTQEPMHGVSMAYSFDDASADERHTTQYFELMGNRGIYHRGWTAVTKHRTPWDVVSKAPDFSLDVWELYDTTTDWTQAKNLADEQPEKLAELQRLFLIEAARHNVFPMDDRAAERMNPEIAGRPTLVKGDRLRLYPGMVRLGENVAINVKNRSFSVTSEVVVPDDGTLEGAIVAQGGRTGGWSFFAEDGKLGFHYNYCGLQRSTTLSDAPIGAGEHQVRVEFAYDGGGIGKGGDVTLFIDGKAVGTGRVEHTHALYFSFDEGLDTGCDTGMPAYEGYKVWGGAFSGTLQWAEVALGVDDHNHLVDPEEHLQAALRHQ, encoded by the coding sequence ATGAACGACGTCCGACCGGGATCCGTGCTTCCCGTGCCCGACCGCGCCTACCAGGGGCCGGTCGCGTACGACGCGAAGAAGCTCGACGAGAAGTTCCCGCCCATCGAGCCGGCGAGGCCGCCTGCCCAGGCGCCGAACGTGCTCGTGATCCTGCTCGACGACGTCGGCTTCGGGGCATCCAGTGCCTTCGGCGGCCCCATCCACACGCCGACCGCCGAACGCCTCGCCGGCGAGGGCCTGCGCTACTCGCGGTTCCACACCACCGCGCTCTGCTCGCCGACCCGCGCAGCGCTGCTCTCCGGCCGCAACCACCACGCCGTCGGCATGGGCCACATCACCGAGACCGCGACGCCCGCCCCGGGCTACCGCTCGACGCGCCCGAACACCGCGGTGCCGCTGCCCGAGATCCTCCGCCAGAACGGGTACAACACGGCCCAGTTCGGCAAGTGCCACGAGGTGCCGGTGTGGGAGTCGGGCCCGACCGGCCCGTTCGACCACTGGCCCGCGCAGAGCGGCTTCGAGCGCTTCTACGGGTTCATCGGCGGCGAGACGAACCAGTACACGCCGGCGCTCATCGACGGGCTCACCGCGATCGCGCCGCCGACCGACCCCGACTACCACCTCATGCCCGACCTCGCCGACAAGGCGATCGACTACGTGCGCCAGCAGCAGAGCCTGACGCCCGACAAGCCCTTCTTCGTGTACTTCGCGCCGGGCGCGACGCACGCACCGCACCACGTGCCGAAGGACTGGATCGCCAAGTACGAGGGGAAGTTCGACCTCGGCTGGGACGCGCAGCGCGAGCAGACCTTCGCCCGGCAGAAGGAGCTCGGCGTCATCGCCGCCGACTCCGAGCTGACGGCCCGCCCCGAGGGCCTGCCCGCCTGGGACGACGTGCCCGACGAGCAGAAGCCCGTGCTCGCCCGCCAGATGGAGGTCTACGCAGCCTTCCTCGAGTACGCCGACCACCACACCGGTCGCGTGATCGACGCGCTCGAGGAGCTCGACATCCTCGAGGACACGCTGATCTACTACATCATCGGCGACAACGGCGCCTCGGCCGAGGGCGGCATCAACGGCGCCTACATGCTGACCACGGCCTCCAACGGCGGCGGCCAGTTCGAGACCGTCGACTTCTGGAAGGAGCACCTCGACAAGGTCGGCGGCCCCGAGGCGTACAACCACTACTCGGTCGCCTGGGCGCACGCGATGTGCACGCCCTACCAGTGGACCAAGCAGGTCGCCTCGCACTACGGCGGCACCCGCAACGGCACGATCGTGCACTGGCCGAGCCGCATCCAGGCCAAGGGCGAGGTGCGCGAGCAGTGGCACCACGTCATCGACCTCGCGCCGACAGTGCTCGACGTGGCCGGCCTCGCCGAGCCGCACACGTTCAACGGCGTCACGCAGGAGCCGATGCACGGCGTCTCGATGGCGTACAGCTTCGACGATGCATCCGCCGACGAACGCCACACGACGCAGTACTTCGAGCTCATGGGAAACCGCGGCATCTACCACCGCGGCTGGACCGCGGTCACGAAGCACCGCACCCCGTGGGACGTGGTGTCGAAGGCCCCCGACTTCTCGCTCGACGTGTGGGAGCTCTACGACACGACGACCGACTGGACGCAGGCGAAGAACCTCGCCGATGAGCAGCCCGAGAAGCTCGCCGAGCTGCAGCGGCTCTTCCTCATCGAGGCGGCCCGCCACAACGTGTTCCCGATGGACGACCGCGCCGCCGAGCGCATGAACCCCGAGATCGCCGGCCGGCCGACGCTCGTGAAGGGCGACCGGCTGCGGCTCTACCCCGGCATGGTGCGCCTCGGTGAGAACGTCGCGATCAACGTGAAGAACCGCTCGTTCTCGGTCACGTCCGAGGTGGTCGTGCCCGACGACGGCACGCTCGAGGGCGCGATCGTGGCGCAGGGCGGCCGCACGGGCGGCTGGTCGTTCTTCGCCGAAGACGGCAAGCTCGGCTTCCACTACAACTACTGCGGCCTGCAGCGCTCGACCACCCTGTCGGACGCCCCGATCGGCGCGGGTGAGCACCAGGTGCGGGTCGAGTTCGCCTACGACGGCGGCGGCATCGGCAAGGGCGGCGACGTCACGCTCTTCATCGACGGCAAGGCGGTCGGCACCGGGCGCGTCGAGCACACGCACGCGCTCTACTTCTCGTTCGACGAAGGTCTCGACACCGGCTGCGACACCGGCATGCCGGCGTACGAGGGCTACAAGGTGTGGGGCGGCGCGTTCAGCGGCACGCTGCAGTGGGCCGAGGTCGCACTCGGGGTCGACGACCACAACCACCTCGTCGACCCCGAAGAGCACCTGCAGGCGGCGTTGCGTCACCAGTAG
- a CDS encoding mandelate racemase/muconate lactonizing enzyme family protein — MRIARVQTFPLFISKEDAEDSYAGEAAVEHRGYMIRPPWRSLYSPGYETLIVKIETDDGLVGWGEGLAPVAPEVAAAIVDHLLTPLIIGEDPRSVRTLWHRMSESMRERGHLTGHQADAMAAVDIALWDLWGKATGLSVSELAGGRFADVLPTYVSGVRGADDAEIAEKTAVLVEAGVRRFKMHLGTDLRTDLATFDAVNGAHPDLQVALDAHWSYRLGEAKALGRELDERHAWFFEAPLAPEDVEGHRDLAASIETPVAVGEAMRSRFEFTDWLARRAVGLTQPDIGRTGITEGIAIAAIADAFHAQVAPHHSAAFGIAMAAGLHVAASSPSLLAFEYQPLTLPVANRILTTPLEVAPNGDFTVPTGPGLGVSVDEDFVREFVRR, encoded by the coding sequence GTGAGAATCGCGCGCGTCCAAACGTTCCCCCTCTTCATCTCGAAGGAGGATGCCGAAGACTCCTACGCGGGCGAGGCGGCGGTCGAGCACCGCGGCTACATGATCCGGCCGCCGTGGCGGAGCCTCTACTCCCCCGGCTACGAGACGCTCATCGTGAAGATCGAGACCGACGACGGCCTGGTGGGCTGGGGCGAGGGCCTCGCGCCCGTCGCCCCCGAGGTCGCGGCGGCGATCGTCGACCACCTGCTCACTCCGCTCATCATCGGTGAGGACCCGCGCTCGGTGCGCACCCTCTGGCACCGGATGTCGGAGTCGATGCGCGAGCGCGGGCACCTCACGGGGCACCAGGCCGACGCCATGGCCGCCGTCGACATCGCGCTGTGGGACCTCTGGGGCAAGGCGACCGGGCTCTCGGTTTCCGAGCTCGCGGGCGGGCGGTTCGCCGACGTGCTGCCGACCTACGTGTCGGGCGTGCGCGGCGCCGACGACGCCGAGATCGCCGAGAAGACCGCCGTGCTCGTCGAAGCCGGCGTGCGCCGGTTCAAGATGCACCTCGGCACCGACCTCCGCACCGACCTCGCGACCTTCGATGCCGTCAACGGCGCGCACCCCGACCTGCAGGTCGCACTCGACGCGCACTGGAGCTACCGCCTCGGCGAGGCGAAGGCCCTCGGCCGCGAACTCGACGAACGCCACGCCTGGTTCTTCGAGGCGCCGCTCGCTCCCGAAGACGTCGAGGGCCACCGCGACCTCGCGGCATCCATCGAGACCCCCGTCGCAGTCGGCGAGGCGATGCGCAGCCGATTCGAGTTCACCGACTGGCTGGCACGCCGGGCAGTCGGCCTGACCCAGCCCGACATCGGCCGCACGGGCATCACCGAGGGCATCGCGATCGCGGCCATCGCCGACGCCTTCCACGCGCAGGTGGCACCGCATCACTCCGCCGCGTTCGGCATCGCGATGGCCGCCGGCCTCCACGTCGCCGCGAGCTCGCCGTCGCTCCTCGCCTTCGAGTACCAGCCGCTCACCCTGCCGGTCGCGAACCGGATCCTCACGACCCCGCTCGAGGTCGCGCCCAACGGTGACTTCACGGTGCCGACGGGGCCCGGCCTCGGCGTGAGCGTCGACGAGGACTTCGTGCGGGAGTTCGTGCGCCGCTGA
- a CDS encoding IclR family transcriptional regulator has protein sequence MASESVGGTQTVERAMSLLACFTEESGELRVSELCALTGLGQSTVSRMMSALDRMRFVVQDDRTGLYRLGPAAVSLGTIALNGSPIFRASRQIAQNLAHRLGIGVNVAELSGFTFTYLCNFEGALAPKSFAMAGRTAPLHATGLGKALLSGMPAKRVDEYFENTPQRYTPHTIVDRDAMQVALDETRSRGYATEIEELAFGRACIAAPIRDRAGEIVAGLSASGPLSVLDLQAPHQEIALQVIEAADEISVALGYSASHSATAFASL, from the coding sequence ATGGCATCGGAATCGGTCGGCGGCACACAGACGGTCGAACGGGCCATGTCCCTGCTCGCCTGTTTCACCGAGGAGTCGGGCGAGCTCCGAGTGTCGGAGCTCTGCGCGCTCACCGGACTCGGCCAGTCCACCGTGTCGCGCATGATGTCGGCGCTCGACCGCATGCGGTTCGTCGTGCAGGACGACCGTACGGGCCTCTACCGGCTCGGCCCGGCCGCCGTCTCCCTCGGCACGATCGCACTCAACGGCTCCCCGATCTTCCGCGCCTCGCGACAGATCGCCCAGAACCTCGCGCACCGGCTCGGCATCGGCGTCAACGTCGCCGAGCTCAGCGGCTTCACGTTCACCTACCTCTGCAACTTCGAGGGCGCGCTCGCACCGAAGTCGTTCGCGATGGCTGGCCGCACCGCACCGCTGCACGCAACCGGACTCGGCAAGGCGCTGCTGTCGGGCATGCCCGCCAAGCGCGTCGACGAGTACTTCGAGAACACGCCGCAGCGGTACACGCCGCACACCATCGTCGATCGCGACGCCATGCAGGTCGCCCTCGACGAGACCCGCAGCCGCGGCTACGCGACCGAGATCGAGGAACTCGCCTTCGGACGGGCGTGCATCGCCGCACCCATCCGCGACCGCGCGGGCGAGATCGTCGCCGGCCTGTCCGCGAGCGGACCGCTCTCGGTGCTCGACCTGCAGGCCCCCCACCAGGAGATCGCGCTGCAGGTGATCGAGGCAGCCGACGAGATCTCCGTCGCCCTCGGCTACAGCGCCTCCCACTCCGCGACGGCGTTCGCGTCCCTCTGA
- a CDS encoding carbohydrate ABC transporter permease, giving the protein MIALPAVLLFLVIAIYPLISSIGTSLYDQSLLRPDRTFVGFDNYTAIFGEFMARLGTTLTFATLATIFPVLLGVALAVLLNARIRGRNILRGTLMLPWLLPGVVVSFLWAWIFNDSYGVLNHLLTMVGLPEVSMLGNPTGAMAAVVIAKTWHSFPWIMVVALSVLQTLPAEQLEAATIDGATRSQRFRYISLPHIVGPVALVATLEFIYNFGNFDTIFVMTGGGPGDSTTTLAVSLYQLAFGSYELGKASAMGVLWLILLAIISSAYLLLNRRLEKR; this is encoded by the coding sequence ATGATCGCACTCCCCGCGGTCCTGCTCTTCCTCGTGATCGCCATCTATCCGCTCATCTCGAGCATCGGCACGAGTCTCTACGACCAGTCGCTGCTGCGCCCCGATCGCACCTTCGTCGGCTTCGACAACTACACGGCGATCTTCGGCGAGTTCATGGCGCGCCTCGGCACGACGCTCACCTTCGCGACGCTCGCGACGATCTTCCCCGTGCTCCTCGGCGTGGCCCTCGCCGTGCTCCTGAACGCACGCATCCGCGGACGCAACATCCTGCGCGGCACCCTCATGCTGCCGTGGCTCCTGCCCGGCGTCGTCGTCTCGTTCCTCTGGGCGTGGATCTTCAACGACAGCTACGGCGTGCTGAACCACCTGCTGACCATGGTGGGCCTGCCCGAGGTGAGCATGCTCGGCAACCCCACCGGGGCGATGGCGGCGGTCGTCATCGCGAAGACGTGGCACTCGTTCCCCTGGATCATGGTCGTCGCGCTCTCGGTGCTGCAAACGCTGCCGGCCGAGCAGCTCGAGGCCGCGACGATCGACGGGGCGACGCGCTCGCAGCGCTTCCGCTACATCTCGCTGCCGCACATCGTGGGCCCCGTCGCGCTCGTGGCGACCCTCGAGTTCATCTACAACTTCGGCAACTTCGACACGATCTTCGTGATGACGGGCGGCGGGCCCGGGGACTCGACCACGACGCTCGCCGTCAGCCTCTATCAACTCGCGTTCGGCAGCTACGAGCTCGGCAAGGCATCCGCAATGGGTGTGCTCTGGCTCATCCTCCTCGCGATCATCTCGAGCGCATACCTGCTGCTCAACCGACGTCTGGAGAAGCGATGA
- a CDS encoding carbohydrate ABC transporter permease, with translation MSHGRDIGEAIVRPRLSIPGRIGLILLALFGLLPVYWLTATAFMKKEAVFALDRPLFPVDPTLENFIGFFQNDLLLQNLKNSFIVSTGTAVLAVLVGAFMAYSLSKFRYSGRNAIMFMFLIGQLIPGALLLISLYLMLSSVNLLYTYTALIISFTTFTLPLVVFLLKGIIDGLPDDILEAAKVDGLSRVSTMFQIVFPLIVPGLITAAMFAFMRGWSDLLFALTLAGPDNQTLPAGLTQAFIRDGTADWPALMAASLITSLPLCIIFILLQRYFVSGLASGAVKG, from the coding sequence ATGAGTCACGGCCGCGACATCGGAGAGGCGATCGTTCGCCCGAGACTGTCGATCCCGGGGCGTATCGGACTCATCCTCCTCGCCCTCTTCGGGCTGCTGCCGGTCTACTGGCTGACGGCGACGGCGTTCATGAAGAAGGAGGCCGTCTTCGCGCTCGACCGGCCGCTCTTCCCGGTCGACCCGACGCTCGAGAACTTCATCGGGTTCTTCCAGAACGATCTGCTGCTGCAGAACCTCAAGAACAGTTTCATCGTCTCGACCGGCACGGCCGTGCTCGCCGTGCTCGTGGGCGCCTTCATGGCCTACTCGCTCTCGAAGTTCCGCTATTCGGGGCGCAACGCGATCATGTTCATGTTCCTCATCGGGCAGCTCATCCCGGGCGCTCTGCTGCTCATCTCGCTGTACCTGATGCTGAGCTCGGTGAACCTGCTCTACACCTACACGGCGCTCATCATCTCGTTCACCACGTTCACGTTGCCACTCGTGGTCTTCCTGCTGAAGGGCATCATCGACGGCCTGCCCGACGACATCCTCGAAGCCGCGAAGGTCGATGGGCTCTCGCGCGTCTCGACGATGTTCCAGATCGTCTTCCCGCTCATCGTGCCCGGCCTCATCACGGCGGCGATGTTCGCCTTCATGCGCGGCTGGAGCGACCTGCTCTTCGCGCTCACGCTCGCGGGGCCCGACAATCAGACGCTGCCTGCCGGCCTCACCCAGGCGTTCATCCGCGACGGCACGGCCGATTGGCCGGCACTCATGGCGGCATCCCTCATCACGTCGCTGCCGCTCTGCATCATCTTCATCCTCCTCCAGCGCTACTTCGTCTCCGGCCTCGCGTCGGGGGCGGTGAAGGGGTAG
- a CDS encoding extracellular solute-binding protein yields MNISTSQLSRRAFIGGGTAFAAFGALALAGCATPAAPGATAGANAATKAKTINFYGNSLGEEALKPAWQAVLDDFSAEEGVTVSPVIYPYDQAATQLALTGRAGKLLGVGQSGGWQVLTPMNVLADLTDLAKGLGIPQGVLDSYTMDGKLLVMPLTAAGIGIITNGEIAKSVGIKSGMTIEQFATALEKIKSQDSSLIPYAAVTKNPDLKDATHWMWGFGSPVVTDDFECTIGDKESVKAITWYKSLQDEGLTQANVARADARILFASGRAALYDDAPLASTFVKTNGAAQNIIDNIGAISRPTAGGKESYNRAWGSGLFASAGEGELTSRDFITYAATNVEAATAFYKQSAVAPAAKSVADQIPELAADKFQNAFRTEVSEHARGAAWDRVPVTAQIDTAIGAGVANILAGQVDVQSGLNSLKKEVQDLLDANA; encoded by the coding sequence ATGAACATCTCGACCTCGCAGCTCAGCCGCCGCGCCTTCATCGGCGGAGGCACTGCATTCGCCGCGTTCGGCGCACTCGCCCTCGCGGGCTGCGCCACCCCGGCGGCGCCGGGAGCCACTGCCGGCGCCAACGCCGCGACCAAGGCCAAGACGATCAACTTCTACGGCAACTCGCTCGGCGAGGAGGCCCTGAAGCCCGCCTGGCAGGCCGTGCTCGACGACTTCTCCGCCGAGGAGGGCGTCACGGTCTCGCCCGTCATCTACCCCTACGACCAGGCGGCGACCCAGCTCGCCCTCACCGGTCGCGCCGGCAAGCTCCTGGGCGTCGGGCAGTCGGGCGGATGGCAGGTGCTCACGCCGATGAACGTGCTCGCCGACCTCACCGACCTCGCCAAGGGGCTCGGCATCCCGCAGGGCGTGCTCGACTCCTACACGATGGACGGCAAGCTCCTCGTGATGCCGCTCACCGCCGCCGGCATCGGCATCATCACGAACGGCGAGATCGCCAAGAGCGTCGGCATCAAGTCGGGCATGACGATCGAGCAGTTCGCGACCGCGCTCGAGAAGATCAAGTCGCAGGACTCCTCCCTGATCCCGTACGCGGCGGTCACGAAGAACCCCGACCTGAAGGACGCCACGCACTGGATGTGGGGCTTCGGCAGCCCGGTCGTCACCGACGACTTCGAGTGCACGATCGGCGACAAGGAGAGCGTGAAGGCGATCACCTGGTACAAGTCGCTGCAGGATGAGGGCCTGACCCAGGCGAACGTGGCCCGCGCCGACGCGCGCATCCTGTTCGCGAGCGGCCGCGCGGCCCTTTACGACGATGCACCACTCGCCTCGACCTTCGTGAAGACCAACGGAGCCGCCCAGAACATCATCGACAACATCGGCGCGATCTCCCGGCCCACCGCCGGCGGCAAGGAGTCGTACAACCGCGCATGGGGCAGCGGCCTCTTCGCGAGTGCAGGCGAAGGCGAGCTCACGAGCCGCGACTTCATCACCTACGCGGCGACGAACGTCGAGGCCGCGACGGCCTTCTACAAGCAGTCGGCCGTGGCGCCGGCCGCGAAGTCGGTCGCCGACCAGATCCCCGAGCTGGCCGCCGACAAGTTCCAGAACGCGTTCCGCACCGAGGTCTCCGAGCATGCACGCGGCGCCGCGTGGGACCGCGTGCCCGTGACCGCGCAGATCGACACCGCGATCGGCGCGGGTGTCGCGAACATCCTCGCGGGCCAGGTCGACGTGCAGTCCGGCCTCAACTCCCTGAAGAAGGAAGTGCAGGACCTGCTCGACGCGAACGCGTGA
- a CDS encoding acetylxylan esterase, whose product MTPNRPEELTEYSLTALLTPAGRPEEPADFDEFWRGTFEEFGTGPVAWERVRDLDATEAHHVTEIRFASSAAEPTVAFLMVPRVAAVVRRGLVIGHGYGGRAAPDPDQVPADTAAIFPAAPGTAPNTSSRFPALPDEHVLAGIAHRDTYSHRFAAADVWRAATVLLDAAPAVAGALDFSGGSFGGGIGAMALPWDDRFRRASLDVPSFGHHAIRLTRQCTGSGEAVRRHLVNHPEVGHVLGYFDAAVAAQRVRIPVHVAAAVLDPAVDPRGQFAVFHALTGPKRLTVRPNGHLDGPIAAVGERMSRQGATDFFALPDDHFA is encoded by the coding sequence GTGACCCCGAACCGACCAGAGGAACTGACCGAGTACTCGCTGACCGCGCTGCTGACGCCGGCAGGGCGGCCGGAGGAACCCGCCGACTTCGACGAGTTCTGGCGAGGCACGTTCGAGGAGTTCGGCACCGGACCCGTCGCCTGGGAGCGCGTGCGCGACCTCGACGCCACCGAGGCGCACCACGTGACGGAGATCCGGTTCGCGTCTTCGGCCGCTGAGCCGACCGTGGCGTTCCTGATGGTGCCGCGCGTCGCCGCCGTCGTGCGCCGCGGACTCGTGATCGGACACGGCTACGGCGGCCGCGCAGCGCCCGACCCCGACCAGGTGCCCGCGGACACGGCCGCGATCTTCCCCGCCGCACCGGGCACGGCGCCGAACACCTCGAGTCGCTTCCCGGCGCTCCCCGACGAGCATGTGCTCGCGGGCATCGCGCACCGCGACACGTACTCGCACCGCTTCGCCGCCGCCGACGTCTGGCGCGCCGCGACCGTGCTGCTCGACGCCGCCCCCGCCGTCGCCGGGGCGCTCGACTTCAGCGGCGGCAGCTTCGGCGGCGGCATCGGCGCGATGGCGCTCCCGTGGGACGACCGCTTCCGGCGCGCCTCGCTCGACGTGCCGAGCTTCGGGCACCATGCGATCCGCCTCACCCGGCAGTGCACCGGCAGCGGCGAGGCCGTGCGCCGGCATCTCGTCAACCACCCAGAGGTGGGCCACGTGCTCGGCTACTTCGACGCCGCCGTGGCGGCCCAGCGCGTCCGCATCCCCGTGCATGTGGCAGCGGCGGTGCTCGACCCCGCCGTCGACCCGCGGGGGCAGTTCGCCGTCTTCCACGCGCTCACCGGCCCGAAGCGCCTCACCGTGCGACCGAACGGGCACCTCGACGGGCCCATTGCGGCGGTCGGCGAACGGATGTCGCGGCAGGGCGCCACCGACTTCTTCGCGCTCCCCGACGACCACTTCGCCTGA